A region of Coccinella septempunctata chromosome 5, icCocSept1.1, whole genome shotgun sequence DNA encodes the following proteins:
- the LOC123314407 gene encoding uncharacterized protein LOC123314407 yields the protein MTTPLRTGKISEQQKAALIDYITQNEQLKSGKFTQDFTYKKAQNCWKELAIILNAIPGGAEKDWRQWRKTWHDLRTKTKSKSAAIKAHREGTGGGEAFNECLTATEEKIVELMCPTSIAGHQDTLESEVVNISVDPGVPTISSGDCGINSETTISVETEDNSSFDSGIHTFETIVLII from the exons ATGACGACTCCATTACGCACAGGTAAAATAAGCGAGCAGCAGAAAGCGGCTCTTATCGATTATATAACACAAAATGAACAATTGAAGAGTGGCAAATTCACTCAAGATTTCACCTATAAAAAAGCCCAAAATTGCTGGAAGGAACTGGCGATAATACTGAATGCAATTCCTGGTGGTGCTGAAAAAGATTGGCGCCAATGGAGGAAG ACATGGCATGATTTGCGCAcgaaaacaaaatcgaaaagtgctgctATAAAGGCTCACAGAGAGGGCACAGGAGGCGGTGAAGCTTTCAATGAATGTCTTACTGCAACAGAGGAGAAAATTGTGGAATTGATGTGCCCCACTTCCATTGCGGGCCATCAGGATACGTTAGAGTCGGAGGTGGTAAAT ATTTCAGTCGACCCTGGTGTGCCCACAATTTCATCTGGGGATTGCGGCATCAATAGTGAAACAACCATTAGTGTGGAGACGGAAGATAATAGCAGTTTTGACTCAGGTATTCATACTTTCGAAACAATAGTGCTGATTATATAA